In Stenotrophomonas sp. 169, one DNA window encodes the following:
- a CDS encoding isoprenylcysteine carboxylmethyltransferase family protein: MLMLACGALAWGLAENGIGVMPSATWLRPSGFIVAVIGLALNLIPKMQFRRSRTTVNPLSPGRASHLVTGGIYRYSRNPMYLGQACIVLGWALWLQLATALLPVAVFVVYITYLQILPEERVLSRKFPTAFAQMRRRTRRWL; the protein is encoded by the coding sequence ATGCTCATGCTGGCCTGCGGTGCCTTGGCGTGGGGCCTGGCCGAAAACGGGATTGGAGTCATGCCTTCCGCAACATGGCTCCGCCCATCAGGCTTTATCGTTGCAGTGATAGGGCTGGCCCTGAACCTGATACCGAAGATGCAGTTCCGGCGGTCTCGGACGACGGTAAACCCCCTTTCACCTGGGCGTGCCTCGCATCTGGTCACGGGCGGCATCTACCGTTACTCGCGTAATCCCATGTATCTCGGTCAGGCTTGCATCGTCCTGGGCTGGGCACTGTGGCTCCAACTCGCGACCGCGCTTTTACCGGTCGCTGTCTTCGTCGTCTACATCACCTACCTGCAGATCCTGCCGGAAGAACGCGTGCTGTCTCGCAAGTTTCCAACAGCGTTCGCACAGATGCGTCGCCGCACCCGTCGCTGGTTGTAA
- a CDS encoding response regulator gives MKDLRPILLVEDSMKDAELTMAALARCQLLNPVVHVRDGQEALDYLRSHGPYAGALHGGPVVVLLDLKLPKLNGLEVLAEIRGDALLKSTPVVMLTSSRQERDLVQSYDSGVNAFVVKPIDFNEFLEAVQELGMFWGVTNQPPPFVPTA, from the coding sequence ATGAAAGACCTGCGACCGATTCTGCTCGTAGAAGACAGCATGAAAGATGCTGAGCTGACGATGGCCGCCCTGGCGCGGTGCCAGCTGCTGAACCCCGTCGTGCACGTACGGGATGGACAAGAAGCGCTGGATTATCTGCGCAGCCATGGACCGTATGCAGGCGCGTTGCACGGCGGCCCCGTCGTCGTGCTGTTGGATCTGAAACTGCCCAAATTGAATGGACTGGAAGTGCTCGCCGAGATCCGCGGTGATGCGCTGCTCAAGAGTACGCCGGTGGTGATGCTGACCTCCTCGCGCCAGGAGAGAGATCTGGTGCAGAGCTACGATTCCGGCGTGAATGCGTTCGTGGTCAAGCCAATCGACTTCAATGAGTTTCTGGAAGCGGTACAGGAGCTGGGAATGTTCTGGGGCGTCACCAACCAGCCGCCGCCGTTCGTGCCTACCGCCTGA
- a CDS encoding RnfH family protein, translating into MIRVEVVLAWPDRVLHRALELAEDATVADAVTAAALEGSAECPAVAVHGVLATPGQILQDADRVELLRALLADPKDNRRRRAKAQPK; encoded by the coding sequence ATGATCCGCGTGGAAGTGGTGCTGGCTTGGCCCGACCGCGTGCTGCATCGCGCGCTGGAACTGGCCGAAGACGCCACGGTGGCCGATGCGGTCACGGCGGCGGCGTTGGAGGGCAGTGCGGAATGTCCCGCAGTCGCCGTGCACGGTGTGCTGGCTACACCCGGGCAGATCCTGCAGGACGCTGACCGGGTGGAGCTGTTGCGGGCACTGCTGGCCGATCCCAAGGACAACCGCCGGCGGCGCGCGAAGGCGCAGCCGAAGTAG
- a CDS encoding SDR family oxidoreductase, whose translation MNAHTNKIAMVTGATRGIGTETVRQLAQAGVHTLLAGRKRDTAVAVALKLQAEGLPVEAIELDVTDEASVAAAVEQVRQRHGRLDILVNNAGIMIDDMSKAPSQQSLETWRTTFDTNVFALVAVTQAFLPLLRESAAARIVNVSSLLGSVTLHSQPGSPIYDFKVPAYDVSKSAVNAWTAHLAYELRDTAHKVNTVHPGYVKTDMNGGEGEVEVSVGAQSSVQMALLDADGPNGSFTYLGEVLPW comes from the coding sequence ATGAACGCACATACGAACAAGATCGCGATGGTCACCGGCGCTACCCGTGGCATCGGCACCGAGACCGTGCGCCAGCTGGCGCAGGCCGGCGTGCACACGCTGCTGGCTGGTCGCAAGCGTGACACCGCCGTGGCCGTCGCACTGAAACTGCAGGCCGAAGGCCTGCCAGTGGAAGCCATCGAACTGGACGTCACCGATGAAGCCAGCGTAGCCGCTGCAGTGGAGCAGGTGCGCCAGCGCCACGGCCGCCTGGACATCCTGGTCAACAACGCCGGCATCATGATCGACGACATGAGCAAGGCACCTTCGCAGCAGTCGTTGGAGACGTGGCGCACCACCTTCGATACCAACGTCTTCGCACTGGTAGCCGTCACCCAGGCATTCCTTCCGCTGCTGCGCGAATCGGCCGCGGCGCGCATCGTCAACGTGTCCAGCCTGCTGGGGTCGGTGACCCTGCACAGCCAGCCGGGCTCGCCGATCTATGACTTCAAGGTACCGGCCTACGACGTGTCCAAGAGCGCGGTGAACGCATGGACCGCGCACCTGGCCTATGAACTGCGCGACACCGCGCACAAGGTCAACACCGTGCACCCCGGTTACGTAAAGACCGACATGAACGGTGGCGAAGGCGAGGTCGAGGTATCCGTCGGCGCGCAGTCCAGCGTGCAGATGGCGCTGCTGGATGCCGACGGCCCGAATGGCAGCTTCACCTATCTGGGCGAGGTGCTGCCGTGGTAA
- a CDS encoding Arm DNA-binding domain-containing protein, which produces MAFSDAAIRRVKSTEKQQKLSDGGGLFLLVHPNGSRYWSWKYRFGGKEKQLGMAAPTGSTGDSFEVFSREWLHGRRGLQPEDGGLVREQCIPDHRRPCRPPYRRHSISAHLPRYSVKNGHGWPPSPRNGVKTITT; this is translated from the coding sequence ATAGCCTTCTCGGATGCCGCGATCCGTCGCGTGAAGTCCACCGAGAAGCAGCAGAAGCTGTCTGACGGTGGCGGCCTGTTCCTGCTGGTTCATCCCAACGGATCGCGCTACTGGAGCTGGAAATATCGCTTCGGCGGGAAGGAGAAGCAGCTGGGGATGGCCGCGCCGACCGGTAGCACCGGGGATAGCTTTGAAGTGTTCTCGCGCGAGTGGCTGCATGGCCGTCGAGGCCTACAGCCGGAAGATGGTGGCCTGGTTCGAGAACAATGTATTCCCGATCATCGGCGCCCGTGTCGCCCCCCTTACCGTCGGCATAGCATCAGTGCTCATCTACCGCGCTATTCCGTCAAGAATGGGCATGGGTGGCCACCTAGTCCGCGTAACGGTGTCAAAACCATCACAACTTGA
- a CDS encoding DUF1328 domain-containing protein: protein MIKWAIIFAIIGLIAGALGFGGIAGASVGIAKFLFWAGIIIAVVLFLLGMTIAKKVT, encoded by the coding sequence ATGATCAAGTGGGCCATCATCTTCGCCATCATCGGCCTCATTGCCGGTGCACTCGGCTTCGGCGGCATCGCCGGCGCCTCGGTCGGCATCGCCAAGTTCCTGTTCTGGGCCGGCATCATCATCGCCGTGGTGCTGTTCCTGCTGGGCATGACCATCGCCAAGAAAGTCACCTAG
- a CDS encoding efflux transporter outer membrane subunit: MVIKTLAVALSSVLLAGCVTVGPNYKAPVEAPVALQGAAAPVYSTESPVATWWAQFDDPVLEELVHRALADNLDLRVSVSRVQQARAVFVERRLDQAPHVTAGGAYDRRKQPETLAGGERVFSESYQLGFDAGWELDLFGRQRRAAEAARADLDAEWANLADAQVLVAAEVARNYFELRGTQKRIAVAEQTLGNLRDTQKLTETRWELGAGSELDVQSSRARLKAIEADIPLLEVAQTQSRHRLAVLLGLRPESLDGMLAPRDMPAFAKALPLGDTRELLRQRADVRVAERRLAAATARIGVATADLFPRLSLTGFVGFLGGDASGLISGSNKAWSLTPQLSWAAFDFGTVRARLKASKAEADGVAAQYEQAVLLALEDTENALTRYSKQQARLAIVAEQAQAARRAETLAQVRYREGSEDFLTLLDAQRTQLVADDALAAAEAEVNVSVVGVYKALGGWGQAAQPSIALAQ, translated from the coding sequence GTGGTAATCAAAACCTTGGCGGTCGCCCTGTCCAGCGTGCTGCTGGCTGGCTGCGTGACCGTCGGACCCAACTACAAAGCACCGGTGGAAGCACCGGTGGCCCTGCAGGGGGCTGCGGCACCGGTGTACAGCACCGAGTCGCCGGTAGCCACGTGGTGGGCACAGTTTGACGATCCGGTGCTGGAAGAGCTGGTGCATCGCGCGCTGGCTGACAACCTGGATCTGCGCGTGTCGGTATCGCGCGTGCAGCAGGCGCGTGCGGTGTTCGTTGAACGCCGCCTCGACCAGGCACCGCATGTCACTGCCGGTGGCGCGTACGATCGCCGCAAGCAGCCGGAAACGCTGGCCGGTGGCGAGCGGGTCTTCAGCGAAAGCTACCAGCTGGGCTTCGATGCCGGCTGGGAGCTGGACCTGTTCGGACGCCAGCGCCGCGCCGCGGAAGCCGCCCGTGCGGATCTGGATGCCGAGTGGGCGAATCTGGCTGATGCACAGGTGCTGGTCGCCGCTGAAGTAGCGCGCAACTACTTCGAGCTGCGTGGTACGCAGAAGCGCATCGCCGTGGCCGAGCAGACCCTTGGCAACCTGCGTGACACCCAGAAGCTGACCGAAACCCGCTGGGAACTGGGTGCGGGCAGCGAGCTGGACGTGCAGAGCAGCCGTGCACGCTTGAAGGCCATCGAGGCCGACATCCCGCTGCTGGAAGTGGCACAGACCCAATCGCGCCATCGCCTGGCGGTGCTGCTGGGACTGCGTCCGGAATCGCTGGACGGCATGCTCGCACCGCGCGACATGCCGGCCTTCGCCAAGGCGCTGCCACTGGGTGACACCCGCGAACTGCTGCGTCAGCGCGCTGATGTGCGCGTGGCAGAGCGTCGCCTCGCTGCGGCCACCGCACGCATCGGCGTGGCCACCGCAGACCTGTTCCCGCGCCTGTCACTGACCGGTTTCGTCGGCTTCCTCGGCGGCGATGCCAGCGGATTGATCAGCGGCAGCAACAAGGCATGGTCGTTGACCCCGCAGCTGAGCTGGGCCGCGTTTGATTTCGGCACGGTGCGTGCGCGGTTGAAGGCCAGCAAGGCCGAAGCCGATGGCGTGGCCGCGCAATACGAACAGGCTGTGCTGCTGGCGCTGGAAGACACTGAAAACGCGTTGACGCGCTATTCCAAGCAGCAGGCCCGACTGGCGATCGTCGCCGAGCAGGCGCAGGCCGCGCGGCGTGCCGAAACGCTGGCGCAGGTCCGCTATCGCGAAGGGTCGGAAGACTTCCTGACCCTGCTCGATGCCCAGCGCACGCAACTGGTGGCGGACGACGCCCTGGCCGCCGCCGAAGCCGAGGTCAACGTCAGCGTCGTCGGCGTGTACAAAGCCCTCGGCGGCTGGGGCCAAGCTGCACAGCCGAGCATCGCCCTGGCACAGTGA
- a CDS encoding type II toxin-antitoxin system RatA family toxin, whose protein sequence is MPTIRRSALVEHSAARMFDLVNDIAAYPSRFRWCSAAQILEQGDDRLVARLDLGLGSFSTWFMTENTLVRPQRIDMQLRDGPFKSLHGRWEFHSLAEDACKVSLELEFEPKSRLLAPALALGFQGLADRMVNDFVRVADEQD, encoded by the coding sequence ATGCCTACCATTCGTCGAAGCGCCCTGGTCGAACACTCCGCGGCGCGCATGTTTGATCTCGTCAACGATATCGCCGCCTACCCGAGCCGGTTCCGTTGGTGCTCGGCTGCGCAGATCCTGGAACAGGGCGATGATCGCCTCGTCGCGCGCCTGGACCTGGGGCTGGGCTCGTTCTCCACCTGGTTCATGACCGAGAACACGCTGGTACGCCCGCAGCGTATCGATATGCAGCTGCGCGACGGCCCGTTCAAGAGCCTGCACGGCCGGTGGGAGTTCCATTCACTGGCCGAAGATGCCTGCAAGGTCAGCCTGGAGCTGGAATTCGAGCCGAAATCCCGTTTGTTGGCGCCCGCGCTCGCGTTGGGTTTCCAGGGACTGGCCGACCGCATGGTCAACGACTTCGTGCGCGTGGCAGACGAGCAGGATTGA
- a CDS encoding endonuclease/exonuclease/phosphatase family protein produces the protein MLNRLRRPAALLLLALALPAAAATPPSPLKVMSFNVRTPADTAPGKRWMDRREALVTTIRQAHPAVMGTQELVKEQADYLASQLPDYRWFGEGRRGGDDDEHMGVFYDRKVVALEQSGNFWLSDTPDVAGSISWGNLFPRMVTWGLFRRVEDGRRFYLFNTHLPYRDEDEPRRVRGAQAIVAHLKTLPADIPVVVTGDFNSEPGGPTYAAFTGALTDARTQVAAPRGPKNTFHDFTGKATTELDWVLVRGFTARDFATVDARVDGILPSDHFPLVVELDWDAK, from the coding sequence ATGTTGAACCGCCTACGGCGCCCTGCCGCATTACTTCTTCTGGCGCTGGCTTTGCCGGCCGCCGCTGCTACGCCGCCGTCTCCGTTGAAGGTGATGTCCTTCAATGTGCGCACGCCCGCCGATACCGCGCCCGGCAAGCGCTGGATGGACCGCCGGGAGGCCCTGGTGACCACCATCCGCCAAGCGCATCCGGCGGTGATGGGTACGCAGGAACTGGTGAAGGAACAGGCGGATTACCTGGCCTCGCAGTTGCCCGATTACCGCTGGTTCGGCGAAGGCCGCCGCGGTGGCGATGACGATGAGCACATGGGCGTGTTCTACGACAGGAAGGTGGTGGCGTTGGAGCAGTCGGGTAACTTCTGGCTGTCTGATACGCCGGACGTGGCCGGCAGCATCAGCTGGGGCAACCTGTTCCCGCGCATGGTGACGTGGGGGTTGTTCCGTCGCGTGGAGGATGGGCGGCGCTTCTATCTGTTCAATACCCACCTGCCCTATCGTGATGAAGATGAGCCGCGTCGGGTCCGTGGCGCGCAGGCGATCGTGGCGCACCTGAAGACGTTGCCGGCAGACATTCCGGTGGTGGTCACGGGTGACTTCAACAGTGAGCCGGGCGGACCAACCTACGCTGCGTTTACGGGTGCGCTGACGGATGCGCGCACGCAGGTGGCTGCACCGCGTGGGCCGAAGAATACGTTCCATGATTTCACCGGCAAGGCGACCACGGAACTGGATTGGGTGCTGGTGCGTGGGTTCACCGCGCGGGATTTCGCCACGGTCGATGCGCGGGTGGACGGGATACTGCCGTCGGATCATTTCCCGCTGGTGGTGGAGCTGGACTGGGACGCGAAGTAG
- a CDS encoding VOC family protein: protein MFHHLSLAVLDLARAGRFYDAALGALGYRRVFDGDESIGYGLVDGQDLLLLNLSADATPPADGFHIAFAAASHGQIDAFHHDGLAAGGQDNGAPGLRPEYGEHYYAGFLIDPDGYRVEAVSTVAVTR from the coding sequence ATGTTCCATCACCTTTCTCTGGCCGTCCTTGACCTTGCGCGTGCTGGCCGCTTCTACGACGCCGCGCTGGGCGCCTTGGGTTACCGCCGTGTTTTCGACGGCGATGAATCGATCGGCTATGGGCTGGTGGATGGCCAGGACCTGCTGCTGCTCAATCTTTCAGCGGACGCCACGCCGCCGGCAGACGGTTTCCATATTGCGTTTGCAGCCGCTTCGCACGGGCAGATCGACGCTTTCCACCATGACGGGCTGGCTGCCGGCGGTCAGGACAATGGCGCGCCCGGGCTGCGGCCGGAGTACGGCGAGCACTACTACGCGGGCTTTCTGATTGACCCAGATGGATATCGGGTTGAGGCGGTGAGCACCGTGGCCGTCACCCGATGA
- the smpB gene encoding SsrA-binding protein SmpB, whose product MSKNDGKDKAKNATANKTIALNKRARHEYHIEERFEAGLALQGWEVKSIRAGRGNIVDAYAYVKQGEIFLIGAQITPLIQASSHFVAVDRRERKLLLHRSEIDKLVGKVERDGYTIVPTAMYWSKNKIKLEVALAKGKQDHDKRDAAKDREWAIEKSRVMRRGNRDA is encoded by the coding sequence ATGAGCAAGAACGACGGCAAGGATAAAGCAAAGAACGCGACGGCCAACAAGACCATCGCGTTGAACAAGCGTGCCCGGCACGAGTACCACATCGAGGAGCGCTTCGAGGCGGGCCTTGCGCTGCAGGGCTGGGAGGTCAAATCCATCCGTGCCGGCCGCGGCAACATCGTGGATGCCTACGCGTATGTGAAGCAGGGCGAGATCTTCCTGATCGGCGCGCAGATCACCCCGCTGATCCAGGCCTCCAGCCACTTCGTGGCCGTGGACCGCCGCGAGCGCAAGCTGTTGCTGCACCGGAGCGAGATCGACAAGCTGGTCGGCAAGGTGGAGCGCGACGGCTACACCATCGTCCCCACCGCGATGTACTGGAGCAAGAACAAGATCAAGCTGGAAGTGGCGCTGGCCAAGGGCAAGCAGGACCACGACAAGCGCGATGCCGCCAAGGACCGCGAATGGGCAATCGAAAAGTCGCGCGTCATGCGTCGGGGCAACCGCGACGCCTGA
- a CDS encoding excalibur calcium-binding domain-containing protein gives MAEGHSGGLNKQGCHTNRATGDYHCHGGAAAAALPRPVDRQNFNAPRARGGAFKNCTEARAAGAAPVRRGDPGYGPHLDRDNDGVGCEPYRGR, from the coding sequence ATGGCTGAGGGGCATAGCGGCGGGTTGAACAAGCAGGGATGCCATACCAACCGGGCGACAGGGGATTATCACTGCCATGGCGGCGCTGCGGCAGCCGCCCTGCCCCGCCCTGTTGATCGGCAGAACTTCAACGCGCCGCGTGCGCGTGGCGGGGCGTTCAAGAACTGCACGGAAGCACGGGCGGCGGGTGCGGCGCCGGTGCGTCGGGGGGACCCGGGGTATGGGCCGCATCTGGACCGGGATAATGATGGGGTGGGGTGTGAGCCGTATCGGGGGCGTTGA
- the bamE gene encoding outer membrane protein assembly factor BamE, which translates to MRNLLLVAAVALSTTGCGIIYKQPIYQGNLIREDAVSQLQVGQSKQQVNALLGTPSIEDPFHAQRWDYAASQRIDRVGRTETKNFTVYFENDAVTRWEGDYFPAQDSKLATQTVRQFGRNLPKEKKKGGG; encoded by the coding sequence ATGCGCAATCTCCTGCTGGTCGCCGCCGTTGCCCTGTCCACCACGGGCTGCGGCATCATCTATAAGCAACCCATCTATCAGGGCAACCTGATACGGGAAGATGCCGTGTCCCAGCTGCAGGTCGGGCAGAGCAAGCAGCAGGTCAACGCCCTGCTCGGCACCCCGTCCATTGAAGATCCGTTCCACGCCCAGCGCTGGGACTACGCTGCCAGCCAGCGTATCGACCGCGTCGGCCGCACGGAAACGAAGAACTTCACCGTCTACTTCGAAAACGATGCCGTCACCCGCTGGGAAGGCGACTATTTCCCCGCGCAGGACTCCAAGCTGGCCACGCAGACCGTCCGCCAGTTCGGTCGCAACCTGCCGAAGGAAAAGAAGAAGGGCGGCGGCTGA
- a CDS encoding sel1 repeat family protein: MPHSTPKHTTLYQCLRLSKFALIACMLTSCSKTNDDSQPASGTPANAAPAATAEIQSVTPKSTAIDTDLQSAQRLPDVPVKELYPSLRNRAEAGDLEAKRQLFLVLNECRVAMKPDRSLDYSNSQVSPEILKASGKTREQFLADQQLSSLTFTEEKLEQCEGVPGDAQKETARWLKEAAEGGDTYARLAYYNYLDLIVGDRQEQAVSAEEVKQFNEDSYRYIKSVADTGNPDGLFTLGTAYQRGIITPKDSVRAYAYKKAAGQQIPIGGNEQMLDLMAQSMTPSELRKANQLAATLTQRSKI; encoded by the coding sequence ATGCCCCATTCAACCCCAAAGCACACCACTCTCTACCAGTGCTTGCGCCTGTCAAAGTTCGCACTCATCGCCTGCATGCTCACCTCATGCTCAAAGACAAATGACGATTCTCAGCCGGCTAGCGGTACACCGGCGAATGCAGCGCCCGCGGCCACGGCAGAGATTCAAAGTGTCACGCCAAAATCGACAGCGATTGATACCGACCTCCAATCTGCACAGCGCTTGCCAGATGTTCCCGTGAAAGAACTGTATCCATCGCTTCGCAATAGAGCGGAAGCTGGAGATCTGGAAGCAAAACGACAACTCTTCTTGGTACTCAATGAGTGTCGCGTTGCGATGAAACCAGACAGGTCTCTTGATTACTCCAACAGCCAAGTCTCGCCAGAAATTCTCAAAGCAAGCGGAAAAACGCGAGAGCAGTTCCTGGCAGATCAGCAATTGAGCTCTCTTACGTTCACCGAAGAAAAGCTTGAACAATGTGAGGGAGTTCCCGGTGATGCGCAAAAGGAAACGGCCCGATGGCTGAAAGAAGCAGCGGAAGGGGGCGACACCTACGCGCGACTGGCCTACTACAACTATCTGGACCTCATTGTTGGAGATCGGCAGGAACAAGCAGTATCGGCAGAAGAAGTTAAACAGTTCAATGAAGATTCCTATCGCTACATCAAAAGTGTAGCTGACACAGGCAATCCGGACGGGCTTTTCACTCTCGGAACGGCGTATCAACGCGGCATCATTACACCGAAAGATTCGGTTCGTGCCTATGCCTACAAGAAAGCTGCGGGACAGCAGATCCCCATCGGTGGAAACGAACAGATGTTGGACCTCATGGCGCAGTCCATGACTCCATCTGAACTAAGGAAGGCCAATCAACTGGCCGCCACGCTGACACAGAGGAGCAAAATATGA